The Mesomycoplasma ovipneumoniae genome includes a region encoding these proteins:
- the rplN gene encoding 50S ribosomal protein L14, whose translation MVQEQSRLNVADNSGAKIVGVIRNLGGSVKKTSNIGDIVVVSVKKAIPNGMLKEGQVVKALIVRSTYGLRRPNGSHIKFDDNAVVIIKEDGTPRGTRVFGPIAREIREKGYLKIASLAQEVL comes from the coding sequence ATGGTTCAAGAACAATCTCGTTTAAATGTTGCTGACAATTCGGGCGCAAAAATTGTTGGTGTAATCAGAAATTTAGGTGGATCTGTTAAAAAAACTTCAAATATTGGCGACATTGTTGTAGTTTCTGTTAAAAAAGCAATTCCTAACGGAATGCTCAAAGAAGGACAAGTCGTAAAAGCACTAATTGTCCGTTCAACATACGGTCTTCGTCGTCCAAATGGTTCACATATAAAATTTGATGACAATGCAGTTGTAATTATCAAAGAGGATGGAACCCCAAGAGGAACACGTGTTTTTGGACCAATTGCCAGAGAAATCCGTGAAAAAGGTTACCTAAAAATCGCTTCACTGGCGCAGGAGGTTCTCTAA
- the rplB gene encoding 50S ribosomal protein L2, whose product MALKYYKPTTNGRRHMSSLDFGANLTTNKPEKSLLVTLKKHSGRNAQGKITVRHQGGRHKRKYRLIDFKRNKDNIPAIVKTIEYDPNRSANIALVSYIDGEKRYILAPKNLKVGQKIASGPEADILVGNCLPLKNIPEGTFVHNLELHPGAGGQLIRSAGTWAQIQGRDENGKYVILKLKSGEYRRILSTCRATVGVVGNEENSLVNIGKAGRNRHKGIRPTVRGSVMNPNDHPHGGGEGKQPIGRKTPLTPWGKKALGVKTRNPKKASTKLIIRSRKESKK is encoded by the coding sequence ATGGCGCTTAAATATTATAAACCAACAACAAACGGCCGTCGCCATATGTCTTCACTTGATTTTGGCGCAAATTTAACAACAAACAAACCCGAAAAGTCTTTGCTTGTAACTTTAAAAAAACATTCAGGCCGTAATGCTCAAGGTAAAATTACCGTTAGACATCAAGGTGGACGGCACAAAAGAAAATACCGTCTAATTGATTTTAAAAGAAATAAAGACAATATTCCTGCAATTGTAAAAACAATTGAATATGACCCAAATCGTTCAGCAAATATTGCCCTTGTTTCTTATATTGACGGTGAAAAACGTTACATTTTAGCACCTAAAAATCTAAAAGTAGGACAAAAAATTGCCTCCGGTCCTGAGGCTGATATTCTTGTTGGAAATTGCCTGCCGCTTAAAAATATTCCTGAGGGTACTTTTGTTCACAATCTCGAACTCCATCCAGGAGCAGGGGGTCAGTTAATTCGTTCAGCCGGAACTTGAGCCCAAATTCAAGGTCGTGACGAAAACGGAAAATATGTTATTCTTAAACTAAAATCAGGAGAATACCGTCGAATTTTATCTACTTGCCGGGCAACTGTTGGTGTAGTTGGAAATGAAGAAAATTCACTTGTTAACATCGGAAAAGCAGGAAGAAATCGTCACAAAGGAATTAGACCAACCGTTCGTGGATCAGTAATGAATCCAAATGATCACCCACATGGAGGTGGAGAAGGTAAACAACCAATTGGACGTAAAACTCCACTTACTCCTTGAGGTAAAAAAGCACTTGGAGTTAAGACAAGAAATCCTAAAAAAGCTTCAACTAAATTGATAATCCGTTCAAGAAAGGAATCTAAAAAATAA
- the rpmC gene encoding 50S ribosomal protein L29, which translates to MEYKELLKKTPSELNSLLLEYRSELFTLRFKNQSSNLDQTHKISQIRKIIARILTILSQQKLAQSPKPKKLTKKQKKAQKAVFAKSPKSIKAHFNAHIKPLLAPKIQTKPAEMSSQNEQ; encoded by the coding sequence ATGGAATATAAAGAACTTTTAAAAAAAACACCAAGCGAACTTAACTCTCTTCTTCTTGAATACCGTTCTGAACTATTTACTTTAAGATTTAAAAATCAAAGTTCAAATTTAGACCAAACTCATAAAATCAGTCAGATTCGTAAAATAATTGCCCGAATTTTAACAATTTTATCCCAACAAAAATTAGCCCAAAGTCCAAAGCCAAAAAAACTCACCAAAAAGCAAAAAAAGGCACAAAAAGCCGTATTTGCAAAATCGCCAAAATCAATCAAAGCCCATTTTAATGCACATATCAAGCCGCTTTTAGCCCCAAAAATTCAAACAAAACCAGCAGAAATGAGTAGCCAAAATGAACAATAA
- the rpsS gene encoding 30S ribosomal protein S19 translates to MARSLKKGPFADEHLLKKVDDAIMKNSRKPIKTWSRRSTIFPQFVGLTFLVHNGKIFNEVYVTDDMVGHKLGEFSPTRTYYGHGKDKAKKK, encoded by the coding sequence ATGGCTCGTTCACTTAAAAAAGGTCCATTTGCTGATGAGCATCTTCTTAAAAAAGTTGATGATGCAATTATGAAAAATTCACGCAAACCAATTAAGACTTGATCACGCCGGTCAACTATTTTTCCCCAGTTTGTTGGTCTAACTTTTTTGGTTCACAATGGCAAAATTTTTAACGAAGTTTATGTTACCGATGATATGGTAGGCCACAAATTAGGTGAGTTTTCACCAACAAGAACTTATTATGGGCATGGAAAAGACAAGGCTAAAAAGAAATAA
- the rplP gene encoding 50S ribosomal protein L16: MLQPKKTKHRKTFRLYHDKREAHSGNFLAFGDYGLQAIGSAWISAAQIEAARIAITRRMGREGQVIIRIFPHLSLTSKPIGVRMGSGKGSVDRWVAVVKKNTMMFEIKGVKDDVARDALRLGGHKLPLKWKIVTIS; the protein is encoded by the coding sequence ATGTTGCAGCCAAAAAAAACTAAGCACCGTAAAACTTTCCGTCTTTATCACGATAAACGGGAAGCACACTCAGGAAATTTTTTAGCCTTTGGTGACTATGGACTTCAAGCCATTGGTTCAGCTTGAATTTCTGCAGCCCAAATTGAAGCAGCCCGTATTGCAATTACAAGAAGAATGGGACGTGAAGGTCAAGTTATTATTCGAATTTTTCCACATTTGTCTTTAACTTCTAAGCCAATTGGAGTTAGAATGGGATCTGGAAAAGGTTCAGTTGATCGTTGAGTCGCTGTTGTTAAGAAAAATACAATGATGTTTGAAATTAAAGGTGTAAAAGACGATGTTGCTCGTGATGCACTTCGACTTGGTGGGCATAAATTACCACTAAAATGAAAAATAGTAACTATATCTTAG
- the rplX gene encoding 50S ribosomal protein L24: MQKIRKNDSVVVLSGDDKGKVSSVLEIIPAKNAAIVKDVNIKTKHRKPSNQNTKGEIVTYEAPILLSKLALVAKKAGKDKPAVPTRVGFKVENGKKTRIAKKTGKAI, translated from the coding sequence ATGCAAAAAATTCGTAAAAATGATTCAGTTGTAGTTTTATCTGGTGATGACAAAGGTAAAGTCTCATCTGTCCTTGAAATAATTCCTGCCAAAAATGCGGCAATTGTTAAAGATGTCAACATTAAAACAAAACACCGTAAACCTTCAAATCAAAATACAAAAGGTGAAATTGTCACTTATGAGGCACCAATTTTACTCTCAAAACTAGCACTGGTTGCCAAAAAAGCTGGAAAAGATAAGCCAGCTGTTCCAACTCGTGTTGGTTTTAAAGTCGAAAATGGTAAAAAAACCCGAATTGCAAAAAAAACAGGAAAGGCTATTTAG
- the rpsQ gene encoding 30S ribosomal protein S17, with amino-acid sequence MNNNLEKMPQKRNLRKTLQGKVIRTSEKTIMVSVETAYKHKLYGKRFKKTKKFATHDQAGTANVGDFVKIAECRPISKSKHFRLVEVLQKKGEV; translated from the coding sequence ATGAACAATAATTTAGAAAAAATGCCCCAAAAGCGTAATCTTCGTAAAACACTGCAAGGAAAAGTGATTCGCACCTCTGAAAAAACAATAATGGTTTCTGTTGAGACAGCTTATAAACATAAACTTTATGGAAAACGGTTCAAAAAAACTAAAAAATTTGCAACTCATGACCAAGCAGGAACAGCAAATGTTGGTGATTTTGTTAAAATTGCAGAATGCCGTCCAATTTCAAAATCAAAACATTTCCGTCTAGTTGAAGTTTTACAAAAAAAAGGAGAAGTCTAA
- the rpsC gene encoding 30S ribosomal protein S3, protein MGQKVNPNGFRFGITRAHNAIWYADKNKFATNLLEDVKIHRFFEKLTREYQIGNTIIRRDRNNAITVLVYTARLGSFLGSSGENLKKIVEQLKKTLKNRKIVLHIDAIEITNPELNAKLMAETIAQKLEQRGSYRIAQKFAIRTALKAGAKGVKTLVSGRLNGVEMARSEGYAEGEMKLHTLRQNVEYATAIAKTTYGILGVKVWVSLGESRQKIDIESVIRSDKRR, encoded by the coding sequence ATGGGACAAAAGGTAAATCCAAATGGTTTCCGTTTTGGAATAACAAGAGCTCATAATGCAATTTGGTATGCAGACAAAAATAAATTTGCCACTAATTTGTTAGAAGATGTTAAAATTCACCGTTTTTTTGAAAAATTAACCCGTGAATACCAAATTGGAAACACAATAATTCGTCGTGATCGCAATAATGCAATTACTGTTTTAGTCTATACAGCAAGACTTGGTTCATTTCTTGGATCTTCAGGCGAAAATCTGAAAAAAATTGTTGAACAACTTAAAAAAACTCTTAAAAACCGCAAAATTGTTTTACACATTGATGCAATTGAAATTACAAATCCTGAATTAAATGCAAAATTAATGGCTGAAACAATCGCCCAAAAACTTGAACAACGTGGATCCTACCGAATTGCCCAAAAATTTGCAATTCGAACCGCACTAAAAGCGGGGGCAAAAGGGGTAAAAACACTTGTCTCTGGTCGTCTTAATGGTGTTGAAATGGCTCGTTCTGAAGGTTATGCCGAAGGTGAAATGAAATTGCACACTTTACGTCAAAATGTTGAATATGCAACCGCAATTGCAAAAACAACTTACGGAATTCTGGGCGTTAAAGTTTGAGTCTCACTTGGTGAGTCAAGACAAAAAATTGATATTGAATCTGTCATAAGAAGTGATAAAAGGAGATAA